From Streptomyces sp. NBC_01754, a single genomic window includes:
- a CDS encoding ISAs1 family transposase, whose translation MPSALEHLAHAKAPAPLRDAVDLHRFLSGVPDPRDARGRRYPLAALLSAAAASVLAGARSLLAIGEWLADAPAWALRALGFPPDALTGTVPVPHPGTVRRLLARLDGDLLDAAIGAFLDARRRPAPTPEESRPALRPIAVDGKVLRGSRAGEKTAVTLLAAMAHSGEVLAQRQVADKSNEIPAFAPLLDGLDLTGTLITADALHTQHDHGTYLRERGAHYIAIVKKNHPGLYERIRRLPWAEIALDHRDRTRAHHRLEIRRLKTAAFAHLEYPDAAQALQVVRWRSDLTEGKLTIERVYLVTSLPPGAASGAELAAWIRGHWLIENCLHHVRDRTFREDDSKVRTAQLPRTMAGLRNLAIGLHRQDGARNIAAALRHAARDCHRPLAALGLI comes from the coding sequence ATGCCCTCCGCGCTGGAGCACCTGGCCCATGCCAAGGCGCCTGCTCCGCTGCGCGACGCCGTTGACCTGCACCGATTCCTGTCTGGGGTGCCCGATCCCCGTGATGCCCGCGGACGGCGCTATCCACTGGCCGCGCTGCTGAGCGCGGCGGCCGCCAGCGTCCTGGCCGGCGCCCGCTCCCTGCTCGCGATCGGCGAGTGGCTTGCCGACGCGCCCGCGTGGGCCCTGCGCGCTCTGGGCTTCCCGCCCGATGCGCTCACCGGCACGGTCCCCGTACCGCATCCGGGAACCGTCCGCCGCCTGCTGGCCCGCCTCGACGGCGATCTGCTGGATGCCGCGATCGGCGCATTCCTCGACGCCCGCCGCCGGCCGGCCCCCACACCTGAGGAGTCCCGGCCCGCTCTGCGGCCGATCGCCGTGGACGGAAAGGTCCTGCGCGGCTCGCGGGCCGGCGAGAAGACGGCCGTGACGCTGCTTGCGGCCATGGCCCACAGCGGCGAGGTCCTGGCCCAGCGACAGGTCGCCGACAAGAGCAACGAGATCCCCGCCTTCGCCCCGCTGCTGGACGGCCTGGACCTGACCGGCACCCTCATCACCGCCGACGCGCTGCACACCCAGCACGACCACGGCACCTACCTCCGTGAACGCGGCGCCCACTACATCGCGATCGTCAAGAAGAACCACCCTGGCCTCTACGAGAGGATCCGCCGGCTGCCCTGGGCCGAGATCGCGCTGGACCACAGGGACCGAACCCGGGCCCACCACCGCCTCGAGATCCGCCGACTCAAGACCGCCGCCTTCGCCCACCTCGAATACCCCGACGCCGCCCAGGCCCTCCAAGTCGTGCGCTGGAGAAGCGACCTGACCGAGGGCAAGCTGACCATCGAGCGGGTCTACCTGGTCACCAGCCTGCCGCCCGGCGCCGCCAGTGGCGCCGAGCTCGCCGCTTGGATCCGCGGCCACTGGCTCATCGAAAACTGCCTCCACCACGTCCGCGACCGCACCTTCCGCGAGGACGACTCCAAGGTCCGCACCGCCCAACTGCCCCGCACCATGGCAGGCCTGCGCAACCTCGCCATCGGCCTGCACCGCCAGGACGGCGCGAGGAACATCGCCGCAGCCCTCCGCCATGCCGCCCGCGACTGCCACCGTCCCCTGGCCGCCCTCGGCCTTATCTGA
- a CDS encoding IS630 family transposase, translated as MPGPKPLSLELSDHERRVLRGWLRKQTASQALVLRSRIVLACAEGRPNAQVAQDLGVSRETARKWRARFAADRLEGLVDRPRSGAPRKITDEQVEALVTRTLDQAPPTGDSHWSTRSMAEAAGMSQSAVSRIWRAFGLKPHIVETWKLSTDPQFVTKVRDVVGIYLSPPENALVLAVDEKSQIQALDRTQPVLPMAPATPAKMTHDYVRHGTTSLFAALDIASGSVIAQHYRRHRHQEFLRFLKVIDAAVPKNLELHLILDNYATHKTEPVKKWLLRHPRFHLHFTPTSASWLNLVERWFAELTCRKLRRSAHRSVVELERDIRRWINEWNKNPKPFIWTKTADDILDTLAAYCTRINDSGH; from the coding sequence ATGCCTGGTCCGAAGCCGCTGTCGCTGGAGTTGTCCGATCACGAACGCCGGGTGCTGCGGGGCTGGTTGCGCAAGCAGACGGCGTCTCAGGCGTTGGTGCTGCGGTCGAGGATCGTGCTGGCGTGCGCGGAGGGCCGGCCGAACGCGCAGGTCGCGCAGGATCTCGGTGTCTCGCGGGAGACCGCACGCAAGTGGCGGGCCCGGTTCGCCGCGGACCGGCTGGAGGGCCTGGTGGACCGGCCCCGTTCGGGGGCGCCGCGAAAGATCACGGACGAGCAGGTCGAGGCGCTGGTCACCAGGACCCTGGATCAGGCGCCGCCGACGGGCGATTCGCACTGGTCGACGCGTTCGATGGCCGAGGCCGCAGGAATGTCGCAGTCGGCCGTCTCGCGGATCTGGCGGGCCTTCGGCCTCAAGCCGCACATCGTGGAGACCTGGAAGCTGTCGACCGACCCGCAGTTCGTGACCAAAGTCCGCGACGTGGTGGGCATCTACCTCTCCCCGCCCGAGAACGCGCTGGTCCTGGCGGTGGACGAGAAGTCGCAGATACAGGCCCTGGACCGGACCCAGCCAGTGCTGCCGATGGCCCCGGCCACGCCGGCGAAGATGACCCACGACTACGTCCGGCACGGCACGACCAGCCTGTTCGCGGCCCTGGACATCGCCTCCGGCTCGGTCATCGCCCAGCACTACCGCCGCCATCGCCACCAGGAGTTCCTCCGCTTCCTGAAGGTCATCGACGCCGCCGTCCCCAAGAACCTCGAACTCCACCTGATCCTGGACAACTACGCCACCCACAAAACCGAGCCGGTCAAGAAGTGGCTGCTGCGGCACCCCCGCTTCCACCTGCACTTCACCCCCACCTCCGCCTCATGGCTCAACCTCGTCGAGCGCTGGTTCGCCGAACTGACCTGCCGCAAACTCCGCCGCTCGGCCCACCGCAGCGTCGTCGAACTCGAACGCGACATCCGCCGCTGGATCAACGAGTGGAACAAGAACCCCAAGCCGTTCATCTGGACGAAGACCGCCGACGACATCCTCGACACCCTCGCCGCATACTGCACACGAATTAACGACTCAGGACACTAG
- a CDS encoding transposase → MAAPRKYPDELRERATRLAIEARKDPVGRAGAIKRIADQLDVHPEALRGWVKRAEIDSGVVPGTTSSEAARIAELEREVKELRRANAILKSASAFFAAELCATRRDVDREVVEDHFRRAAVAA, encoded by the coding sequence ATGGCTGCTCCCCGTAAGTACCCCGACGAGCTGCGCGAGCGTGCGACGCGGCTGGCGATCGAGGCCCGTAAGGATCCCGTCGGCAGGGCTGGTGCGATCAAGCGGATCGCCGATCAGCTCGACGTGCACCCCGAGGCCCTGCGGGGCTGGGTCAAGCGGGCCGAAATCGACTCGGGTGTCGTGCCCGGCACGACCAGCTCGGAGGCGGCCCGGATCGCGGAGCTGGAGCGGGAGGTGAAGGAACTGCGGCGGGCGAACGCGATTTTGAAGTCCGCCTCGGCTTTCTTCGCCGCGGAGCTGTGCGCCACGAGGCGCGATGTTGATCGAGAGGTGGTGGAAGACCACTTCCGTCGGGCCGCCGTAGCGGCCTGA
- a CDS encoding carboxymuconolactone decarboxylase family protein yields MPYITISNDQPGIRGLMIHHPDTAAPLNQLANVLLHGDASLNTGERELIAAYVSHLNNTPYCSGTHGAVAAARIEGGQDTVTAAFADPTTAPVTPRLRALLRIAAEVQKDARPVSEEAVTAARANGAQDAHIHDTVLIAAAFCLFNRYVSCLATNLPADSGYYEESAQRILEKGYGTSHNPSGSTNTTN; encoded by the coding sequence ATGCCCTACATCACGATCAGCAACGACCAGCCTGGCATCCGTGGCCTGATGATTCACCACCCGGACACAGCAGCCCCGTTGAACCAACTCGCCAACGTCCTGCTGCACGGAGACGCATCCTTGAACACCGGAGAACGCGAATTGATCGCGGCGTACGTCTCTCACCTCAACAACACCCCCTACTGCTCCGGCACCCACGGCGCAGTCGCTGCAGCCCGGATCGAAGGCGGACAGGACACAGTGACGGCCGCCTTCGCCGACCCCACGACAGCCCCGGTGACACCGCGGCTGCGCGCCCTCCTACGCATCGCGGCAGAGGTTCAGAAGGACGCCCGCCCGGTCTCCGAAGAAGCCGTGACAGCCGCCCGGGCCAACGGGGCCCAAGACGCCCACATCCACGACACCGTGCTCATCGCGGCCGCCTTCTGCCTGTTCAACCGGTACGTCAGCTGTCTGGCCACCAATCTCCCGGCAGACTCGGGCTACTACGAGGAATCAGCTCAGCGCATCCTCGAGAAGGGGTACGGCACAAGCCATAACCCGTCAGGCAGCACCAACACAACCAACTGA
- a CDS encoding ScbR family autoregulator-binding transcription factor, producing the protein MKQERALRTRARLVRAAAEIFAESGFAGASVSRIAERAGLTLGAMYFHFKNKEALAREIVRGQPDVVAPPLPSEGLQRLIDITLTWAYQMLDEPLLLAGARLVTDQELFISSEENSHQQWTVVAISAFTEAKEMGQLREGVDIPALARMVVSACTGAQMHAQMESGRRDLPVRVEEIWRCVLPAIAIPGVVGEMVFDEARGRRPVAGGRGVGTAAR; encoded by the coding sequence GTGAAGCAGGAGCGTGCCCTTCGGACGCGGGCGCGCCTCGTCCGGGCTGCGGCGGAGATTTTCGCTGAGAGTGGGTTTGCTGGTGCGAGTGTTTCTCGGATTGCGGAGCGGGCCGGGTTGACGCTGGGGGCGATGTATTTTCACTTCAAGAACAAGGAGGCGTTGGCGCGTGAGATCGTGCGTGGTCAGCCGGATGTCGTTGCGCCGCCGCTTCCTTCGGAGGGTCTGCAGAGGCTGATCGACATTACGCTGACGTGGGCTTACCAGATGCTGGATGAGCCGTTGCTGTTGGCTGGTGCCCGGTTGGTGACGGATCAGGAGTTGTTCATCTCCAGTGAGGAGAACTCGCATCAGCAGTGGACGGTGGTAGCGATATCGGCGTTCACGGAAGCGAAGGAGATGGGGCAGTTGCGGGAGGGGGTGGATATCCCGGCTCTTGCGCGGATGGTGGTGAGTGCCTGTACGGGTGCGCAGATGCATGCCCAGATGGAGTCCGGGCGTCGGGATCTGCCGGTCCGGGTGGAGGAGATCTGGCGCTGTGTGCTTCCCGCGATTGCGATACCGGGGGTTGTGGGGGAGATGGTGTTCGACGAGGCGCGTGGCAGGCGACCGGTGGCCGGCGGGAGGGGAGTGGGGACTGCTGCACGATGA
- a CDS encoding IS3 family transposase, translated as MKVAYIDQYKETFGVQPICDVLAETDAPIAPSTYYAARSRPPSARSLRDEQLTEEIRRIHADNYGVYGARKIHAALVREGVEVARCTVERLMRAAGLRGVIRAKSPRTTRPAPETDRPADLVERQFTATAPNQLWVADITYIRTFSGRVYAAFVIDVFSRMVVGWQVATSLYTDLALDALEMAIWRRRHTGADLAGLTHHSDRGVQYRAIRYTERLADEAAVASVGSKGDSYDNALAEAFNSLFKAELIRNKGPWTSMNDVEIAVAEYVDWFNQRRLHGELGHITPAECEATHYAAEPPASLQKTS; from the coding sequence ATGAAGGTCGCCTACATCGACCAGTACAAGGAGACGTTCGGCGTCCAGCCGATCTGTGACGTCCTCGCCGAGACGGACGCGCCGATCGCGCCGAGCACCTACTACGCCGCCCGCTCCCGCCCGCCGTCGGCCCGCAGTCTGCGCGATGAGCAGCTCACCGAGGAGATACGCCGCATCCACGCCGACAACTACGGCGTCTACGGGGCCCGCAAGATTCATGCCGCCCTGGTCCGCGAAGGCGTCGAGGTGGCCCGCTGCACCGTCGAACGCCTGATGAGAGCGGCCGGACTTCGCGGCGTGATCCGGGCCAAGAGCCCGCGCACCACCCGTCCCGCCCCCGAGACCGACCGTCCGGCCGACCTGGTCGAGCGGCAGTTCACCGCAACTGCCCCCAATCAGCTGTGGGTTGCTGACATCACCTACATCAGAACGTTCTCCGGCCGGGTCTATGCGGCCTTCGTCATCGACGTCTTCTCCCGCATGGTCGTCGGCTGGCAGGTCGCCACCAGCCTCTACACCGATCTCGCCCTCGACGCGCTGGAGATGGCGATCTGGCGCCGCCGGCACACCGGCGCCGACCTGGCCGGCCTCACGCATCACTCGGACCGCGGAGTCCAATATCGAGCCATTCGCTACACCGAACGCCTCGCCGACGAGGCGGCCGTGGCCTCGGTCGGGTCCAAGGGCGACAGCTATGACAACGCCCTCGCCGAGGCGTTCAACAGCCTCTTCAAAGCCGAGCTGATCCGCAACAAGGGGCCCTGGACGTCCATGAACGACGTTGAGATCGCGGTCGCCGAGTACGTCGACTGGTTCAACCAGCGTCGCCTGCACGGCGAGCTCGGGCACATCACCCCCGCCGAGTGCGAGGCCACCCACTACGCGGCCGAACCCCCGGCGTCACTCCAGAAAACCAGCTAA
- a CDS encoding TetR/AcrR family transcriptional regulator, translated as MVKQKRAARTRHTLLQAAATQFSYNGYTGTSLTKISKTAGLSLGAVTFHFPTKAALAEAVQNEGHTHIKTALQQLETPTKTPIQHLTELTLELARLIKQEHTVRALLRLQREHPTNTPWTQTWQPTANKLLHHAYNNGDLHPYAHPDTMTSLITHLITATETLHHTTTTTNPHKNTTNPLTPIWQLLITATTTTNPTDGTTA; from the coding sequence ATGGTGAAACAAAAACGGGCGGCACGAACCCGCCACACCCTCCTACAAGCAGCCGCCACACAATTCAGCTACAACGGATACACCGGCACATCCCTCACCAAAATCAGCAAAACAGCCGGACTCTCCCTCGGAGCAGTAACCTTCCACTTCCCCACCAAAGCCGCCCTCGCCGAAGCCGTCCAAAACGAAGGCCACACCCACATCAAAACCGCACTCCAACAACTCGAAACCCCCACCAAAACACCCATCCAACACCTCACCGAACTCACCCTCGAACTCGCCCGCCTCATCAAACAAGAACACACCGTCCGCGCACTCCTACGACTCCAACGCGAACACCCCACCAACACACCCTGGACACAAACCTGGCAACCCACCGCCAACAAACTCCTCCACCACGCCTACAACAACGGCGACCTACACCCCTACGCCCACCCCGACACCATGACCTCCCTCATCACACACCTCATCACCGCAACCGAAACCCTCCACCACACCACAACCACAACCAACCCACACAAAAACACCACCAACCCACTCACACCCATCTGGCAACTCCTCATAACAGCCACCACAACCACCAACCCAACTGACGGCACCACTGCATGA
- a CDS encoding IS4 family transposase, producing the protein MFAVGHLGELTQVVPFDLVDEALASAGGLQHRVRRLPSRVVVYLLLAGALFTGTGWTGIWSRLNASLPVPLPVPAPSSITAAMRRVGPRPLKALFDLVKGPAAVTATQVTRFAGRLVVAIDGTQIALPDTPANLSVFPKAKAGPNGPAGYPMLRLVTLTACGTRTLMDAAFGTDLTGELTYARDLVTGAGTTRALRPGMLLLGDRNFSATRFVDTVASTGADFLIRAKTHSTALKLPILRRLPDGTFLSRIGEVPVRVIEATLTLTPADSTSKHTATQHAYRLVTSLLDPDEAPATALVRLYRERWEIETSYCELKSTLLGGRVLRGRHPAAVTQETWALLVAYQALRTAMSDAVLHRPDINPDRAAFTIALNTARDQIIRAAGIIHTQTDLVGQIGTAILNGLLPARRHRSRPRVKKRAINSKYRAVGRHTDHRTHRTAVHIEINTLPNPPDG; encoded by the coding sequence GTGTTTGCCGTGGGGCACCTGGGCGAGTTGACCCAGGTTGTTCCGTTCGATCTTGTCGACGAGGCACTCGCGTCCGCGGGTGGTCTGCAGCATCGGGTGCGGCGGCTGCCGTCGCGGGTGGTGGTCTACCTCCTGCTCGCAGGCGCGCTGTTCACCGGGACGGGCTGGACGGGAATCTGGTCCCGGCTGAACGCCTCGCTGCCTGTGCCGCTGCCTGTACCGGCGCCTTCATCGATCACGGCTGCGATGCGGCGGGTCGGCCCCAGACCGTTGAAAGCACTGTTCGATCTGGTCAAAGGCCCCGCAGCGGTGACCGCGACACAGGTGACACGGTTCGCGGGCAGGCTGGTGGTCGCGATCGATGGCACCCAGATCGCGCTGCCGGACACGCCCGCGAACCTGTCGGTGTTCCCCAAGGCGAAGGCCGGACCGAACGGGCCCGCCGGTTACCCGATGCTGCGTCTGGTCACGCTGACGGCCTGCGGGACCCGAACCCTCATGGACGCCGCCTTCGGCACCGACCTGACCGGCGAGCTGACCTACGCCCGTGACCTGGTCACAGGCGCGGGCACGACCAGAGCACTCCGGCCCGGGATGCTGCTGCTGGGTGACCGAAACTTCTCAGCCACCAGGTTCGTGGACACGGTCGCATCCACGGGCGCGGACTTCCTTATCCGGGCCAAGACCCACAGCACAGCGCTCAAGCTGCCGATCCTGCGCCGTCTACCCGACGGCACGTTCCTGTCCCGCATAGGTGAAGTCCCCGTCCGAGTCATTGAGGCCACCCTCACCCTCACCCCTGCCGACAGCACCAGCAAGCACACTGCCACCCAACACGCCTACCGGCTCGTCACCAGCCTGCTCGACCCCGACGAAGCACCCGCCACCGCCCTGGTCAGGCTCTACCGAGAACGCTGGGAGATCGAGACCAGCTACTGCGAGCTGAAATCGACCCTCCTCGGCGGCAGAGTCCTGCGCGGCCGCCACCCGGCAGCCGTCACCCAGGAGACCTGGGCACTTCTGGTCGCCTACCAGGCACTACGCACCGCGATGAGCGACGCCGTCCTGCACCGGCCCGACATCAACCCCGACCGCGCCGCATTCACCATCGCGCTGAACACAGCACGTGACCAGATCATCCGGGCCGCCGGCATCATCCACACCCAGACCGACCTCGTCGGACAGATCGGCACCGCCATACTCAACGGCCTCCTACCCGCCCGCCGTCACCGGTCCCGACCCCGCGTGAAGAAACGAGCGATCAACTCCAAGTACCGCGCCGTCGGCCGCCACACCGACCACCGAACCCACAGAACCGCCGTCCACATCGAGATCAACACATTGCCAAACCCGCCAGACGGCTAA
- a CDS encoding transposase family protein, giving the protein MIVLAVLRHGQRLADMAGGNDVSESAVRRWLDELIGPLAAQAPRLDRTLGKAATQDREVVLNDGTLIPTQRRTGKADRRNHPGKHHSHGPHLLALTDEKGRLIWISAARAGRTHDHTAARHDVLAHLHAAGLRALAALGFRGPDNDVRDSVIDTGFRAQPHPQAHAGPEACPPSPCRRTRAHLKN; this is encoded by the coding sequence GTGATCGTCCTGGCCGTACTGCGCCATGGCCAGCGCCTGGCCGACATGGCCGGTGGCAACGACGTGTCCGAGTCCGCCGTCCGCCGCTGGCTCGACGAACTGATCGGACCGCTTGCCGCCCAGGCGCCGCGACTGGACCGCACCCTGGGGAAGGCCGCCACACAGGACAGGGAGGTGGTCCTGAACGACGGTACCCTCATCCCCACCCAGCGCCGTACCGGAAAGGCCGACCGGCGTAACCACCCCGGCAAGCACCACAGCCACGGCCCGCACTTACTCGCCCTGACCGACGAGAAGGGCCGTCTGATCTGGATATCCGCAGCTCGGGCCGGCCGCACCCACGACCACACCGCCGCCCGCCACGACGTCCTGGCCCACCTACACGCCGCGGGCCTCAGGGCACTGGCCGCCCTCGGCTTCCGCGGCCCGGACAACGACGTACGTGACAGCGTGATCGACACCGGTTTCCGCGCCCAGCCGCACCCGCAAGCTCACGCCGGGCCAGAGGCATGCCCACCAAGTCCTTGCCGTCGGACGCGCGCCCACCTCAAGAACTGA
- a CDS encoding ISAs1 family transposase yields MSDLRFFLESVPDPRSRRGRWYSLTSILLVCAAAAVSGARTIDELAEWGARADAELLATLGVRRHLLHWRHAPSRSAIGRLLERLDPDALDAAVGAWLAHRHTAAVPGRRRVIAVDGKALRGSARLDQPRRHLLSAVTHGRPVTLAQTEVGSKTNETRHFQPLLTPLDLDGDVVTFDALHTVKANAAWLVEVKKAHYVAVIKPNQPTAWAQLDGLDWHAVAIQHTASNKGHGRRESRSVKTLAIADNLGGIAFPHAKLALRVHRRRKETGRKETRETVYAVTSLDVHQAKPAELASHLRGHWTVEAQHHIRDRTFAEDASTVHAGNAPRVMAALRNLAIGALKALGATNIAKTTRAIRDQPERALPILGITYKPDLNGT; encoded by the coding sequence ATGTCTGACCTGCGTTTCTTCCTGGAATCGGTGCCCGATCCCCGCTCCCGGCGGGGCCGCTGGTACTCGCTGACCTCGATCCTGCTGGTCTGCGCGGCTGCCGCGGTCTCGGGAGCCCGGACCATCGACGAACTCGCCGAGTGGGGCGCCCGCGCCGACGCAGAACTGCTCGCCACACTCGGCGTGCGCCGGCATCTGCTGCACTGGCGGCATGCACCGTCCAGGTCGGCGATCGGGAGACTCCTCGAGCGTCTCGACCCCGACGCACTCGATGCGGCCGTGGGAGCCTGGCTGGCTCACCGCCATACCGCCGCAGTCCCGGGCAGGCGACGGGTGATCGCCGTGGACGGCAAGGCACTGCGCGGCTCCGCCCGCCTGGACCAGCCCCGCCGGCACCTGCTGTCCGCCGTCACCCACGGCCGCCCGGTCACCCTCGCCCAGACCGAGGTTGGGTCCAAGACCAACGAGACGCGGCACTTCCAGCCCCTGCTCACGCCGCTTGACCTGGACGGAGACGTGGTCACCTTCGACGCGCTGCACACCGTGAAGGCCAATGCCGCCTGGCTGGTGGAGGTCAAGAAGGCGCACTACGTGGCCGTGATCAAGCCCAATCAGCCCACCGCCTGGGCCCAACTGGACGGCCTGGACTGGCATGCGGTGGCCATCCAGCACACCGCCTCGAACAAGGGACACGGCCGCCGCGAGTCCCGCTCGGTCAAAACTCTCGCCATCGCCGACAACCTTGGAGGCATCGCCTTCCCTCACGCGAAGCTCGCCCTCCGCGTTCACCGCCGCCGCAAAGAGACCGGCAGGAAGGAGACCCGCGAGACCGTCTATGCGGTCACCAGCCTCGACGTCCACCAGGCGAAACCGGCCGAACTCGCCTCTCACCTGCGCGGACACTGGACCGTGGAAGCCCAGCACCACATCCGCGACCGTACCTTCGCCGAAGACGCCTCCACTGTCCACGCAGGCAACGCACCCCGCGTCATGGCCGCCCTGCGCAACCTCGCGATCGGAGCCCTCAAAGCCCTCGGAGCGACCAACATCGCGAAGACCACCCGGGCCATCCGCGACCAACCCGAACGAGCCCTCCCCATCCTGGGCATCACCTACAAGCCCGACCTCAACGGAACTTGA
- a CDS encoding ScbA/BarX family gamma-butyrolactone biosynthesis protein produces the protein MGSAHVMTSPSSHGPITLIPQRPTVAKHLVRKTDASEVLITTWHGISDNKHVATIQWPPHHPFYTTQQEAHSPLLFTESTRQALALLSHTEFGIPLEHRLGWDHATCSTTPHGLRTTRTPAEIQLHITHTSIERRRRGCARLEAEIHATRDGTPVGTARIKYTAYPEAIYRRLRGHHASAEEASARALPPGPPMPPTQVGRERPHDVVLTPTPHPNLWLLRTDLTHPTLFDHPHDHIPGMVLLEAFSQAAHSLRTPQPIHPHASTSFHATFNHYTELDQPCLIKAHTPTPTTIQLTATQASTTTATAHINIPPSPINN, from the coding sequence ATGGGGAGCGCACACGTGATGACTTCACCCAGCAGCCACGGCCCGATCACCCTGATCCCACAACGACCCACCGTGGCCAAACACCTCGTCCGCAAAACAGACGCCTCAGAAGTACTCATCACCACTTGGCATGGCATATCGGACAACAAGCACGTCGCCACCATCCAGTGGCCCCCGCACCACCCCTTCTACACAACCCAACAGGAAGCCCACAGCCCCCTCCTCTTCACAGAAAGCACCCGCCAAGCCCTGGCCCTGCTCTCTCACACCGAATTCGGCATCCCCCTCGAGCACCGCCTGGGCTGGGACCACGCCACTTGCTCCACCACCCCCCACGGCCTACGAACAACCCGAACACCAGCAGAAATACAGCTGCACATCACCCACACCTCCATAGAACGCCGCCGCCGAGGCTGCGCCCGCCTCGAGGCAGAGATCCACGCCACACGCGACGGAACACCCGTCGGCACCGCCCGGATCAAATACACCGCCTACCCCGAAGCCATCTACCGCCGACTACGCGGACACCACGCTTCCGCCGAGGAAGCCAGCGCCAGAGCGCTTCCCCCAGGCCCCCCCATGCCCCCCACTCAAGTCGGCCGTGAACGCCCTCACGACGTCGTCCTCACTCCCACCCCCCACCCCAACCTCTGGCTCCTACGCACCGATCTCACCCACCCCACACTGTTCGACCACCCACACGACCACATCCCTGGCATGGTCCTCCTCGAAGCCTTCAGTCAAGCCGCCCACAGCCTCCGAACCCCCCAGCCCATCCACCCCCACGCCTCCACCAGCTTCCACGCCACGTTCAACCACTACACCGAACTCGACCAGCCCTGCCTCATCAAAGCCCACACACCCACCCCCACCACCATCCAACTCACAGCCACCCAAGCGAGCACCACAACCGCAACTGCACACATCAACATCCCCCCATCCCCCATCAACAACTAA
- a CDS encoding group II intron maturase-specific domain-containing protein: protein MGLRLSPEKTLITHIDEGLDFLGWHIQRHRKRGTSQYYVYTYPAKKAVQAVKRKVKTLCREVEVNQPLDDLLRRLNMALRGWCAYFRPGVSSATFAYLSHYTWQTVWRWMRRKHRRSTWKEIRNRYCGGGWWPSSENRELFDPEKVGTTRYRYRGSIIPAPWPIAG, encoded by the coding sequence ATGGGCTTGCGCCTGTCGCCGGAGAAGACCTTGATTACCCATATCGATGAGGGACTGGACTTTCTCGGGTGGCACATCCAGCGTCACCGCAAGAGGGGGACCAGTCAGTACTACGTCTACACCTATCCCGCGAAGAAGGCTGTCCAGGCCGTGAAGCGGAAGGTCAAGACGCTGTGCCGCGAGGTCGAAGTGAACCAGCCGTTGGATGACCTGCTGCGTCGTTTGAATATGGCGTTGCGGGGCTGGTGTGCTTACTTCCGGCCCGGGGTGTCCTCCGCAACCTTCGCTTATCTGAGCCACTACACGTGGCAGACGGTATGGCGATGGATGCGGCGAAAACACCGCCGGTCCACCTGGAAGGAGATCCGCAACCGCTATTGCGGCGGCGGATGGTGGCCCTCCAGTGAGAACAGGGAGCTGTTCGATCCTGAGAAGGTAGGCACGACCCGCTACCGATACCGAGGCTCGATAATTCCGGCTCCCTGGCCCATCGCGGGATGA